From a region of the Carassius auratus strain Wakin chromosome 31, ASM336829v1, whole genome shotgun sequence genome:
- the LOC113050808 gene encoding nuclear receptor subfamily 4 group A member 2, with protein MPCVQAQYGTSPPGASPASQSYSYSTTGEYNCDFLTPEFVKFSMDLTNAEIAVTSSLPSFSTFVDTYSSSYDVKPPCLYQMSHSGDQLSIKVEEIPAHSYHQQQHHHQPHQAEESQPHTGPIYYKPSSSNISQSPNFPAPPHHTWEDSGPLHSFHQNYLATSHMIDQQRKNAMSRLFSFKQSPVDTPMSSCQMRFDGSLHVSMGPDTPGAHRALDNFALPGPPRRQHAVGLSHSLNIGHPLLESPVCSPPARGSPSSEGLCAVCGDNAACQHYGVRTCEGCKGFFKRTVQKNAKYVCLANKNCPVDKRRRNRCQYCRFQKCLVVGMVKEVVRTASLKGRRGRLPSKPKSPQDIPVSVTHVSLLNTLVRAHIDSNPSMARLDYSKFQASPEYHRGGDESLHIQQFYDLLTASMSIIRGWAEKIPGFTDLPKCDQELLFESAFLELFVLRLAYRSNVTEDKLIFCNGVVLHKLQCVRGFGEWIDSIVEFSSNLQNMSLDVSAFSCIAALTIVTERHGLREPKKTEDLQNKLINCLKDQVSCSGELSKLLEKLPEVRALCRQGLQRIFYLKLEDLVPTPAIIDKLFHDSLPF; from the exons ATGCCCTGCGTCCAGGCTCAGTATGGGACATCACCTCCAGGAGCCAGCCCTGCATCTCAGAGTTACAGCTACAGCACCACTGGAGAGTACAACTGCGACTTCCTAACACCGGAGTTTGTCAAGTTTAGCATGGACCTGACTAATGCAGAAATAGCTGTCACTTCTTCGCTCCCCAGTTTCAGCACCTTTGTGGACACTTACAGTTCCAGCTACGACGTAAAGCCCCCCTGTCTCTACCAAATGTCCCACTCTGGGGATCAGCTGTCCATCAAGGTGGAGGAGATACCCGCACACAGCTACCATCAGCAGCAGCATCATCATCAGCCCCACCAGGCTGAGGAGAGCCAACCCCATACCGGACCCATATACTATAAACCATCCTCATCAAACATCTCTCAATCACCCAATTTCCCGGCGCCTCCACATCACACGTGGGAAGACAGTGGACCCCTTCACAGTTTTCATCAGAACTACCTGGCTACTTCACACATGATAGACCAGCAGCGTAAAAACGCAATGTCTAGGTTGTTCTCGTTCAAGCAGTCTCCCGTGGACACGCCGATGTCAAGCTGTCAGATGCGCTTTGATGGATCTCTGCACGTGTCCATGGGCCCGGACACCCCGGGTGCGCATCGTGCGCTGGACAATTTTGCTTTACCGGGACCCCCAAGGAGACAGCACGCTGTGGGTTTATCCCATTCGCTTAACATCGGACACCCTTTACTGGAAAGCCCGGTGTGCTCACCCCCGGCTAGAGGATCTCCATCCAGTGAGGGTCTGTGTGCTGTGTGCGGGGACAACGCAGCTTGCCAGCACTATGGGGTGCGCACTTGCGAGGGGTGCAAAGGATTCTTCAAG CGCACGGTGCAGAAAAACGCCAAATATGTTTGCCTGGCAAACAAAAACTGTCCCGTGGATAAAAGACGGCGAAATCGATGCCAGTATTGCCGATTTCAAAAGTGCCTGGTCGTAGGGATGGTAAAGGAAG ttgtgAGAACAGCCAGTTTAAAAGGACGAAGAGGTCGCCTCCCCTCCAAACCTAAAAGCCCTCAGGACATCCCAGTCTCTGTGACACACGTCAGCCTCCTGAACACCCTGGTGAGAGCGCACATAGACTCCAACCCTTCTATGGCCAGACTGGACTACTCTAAA TTTCAGGCGAGTCCAGAGTATCATCGTGGAGGAGATGAGTCTCTGCACATCCAGCAGTTCTACGATCTCCTCACTGCTTCAATGAGCATCATTCGCGGATGGGCCGAAAAAATCCCCGGATTTACTGACCTGCCCAAATGCGACCAAGAACTGCTTTTCGAGTCAGCCTTCCTTGAACTTTTTGTGCTGCGTCTGGCTTACAG ATCTAACGTGACAGAGGACAAACTTATTTTTTGCAATGGAGTGGTTTTACACAAACTGCAGTGCGTGCGAGGCTTTGGGGAGTGGATCGACTCTATCGTCGAGTTTTCTTCCAACCTTCAGAACATGAGTTTAGACGTCTCTGCCTTCTCCTGCATAGCTGCTCTCACCATAGTTACAG AGAGACACGGACTAAGAGAGCCCAAGAAAACAGAGGACCTTCAAAACAAGCTCATAAACTGTCTGAAGGATCAGGTGTCCTGCAGTGGAGAGTTGTCTAAACTGCTGGAGAAGCTGCCAGAGGTGCGCGCGCTGTGCAGGCAGGGACTGCAGCGCATCTTTTACTTGAAGCTGGAGGATTTGGTTCCCACGCCTGCGATCATTGACAAACTCTTTCACGACAGCTTACCGTTCTGA